One stretch of Juglans microcarpa x Juglans regia isolate MS1-56 chromosome 3D, Jm3101_v1.0, whole genome shotgun sequence DNA includes these proteins:
- the LOC121256416 gene encoding pentatricopeptide repeat-containing protein At2g15690, mitochondrial, translated as MSPTKKHGFRSHHLAWGFSHGLRLGFCTFYLIQLQIMALLMAIRRARGRIESSFFKVRLANPSHFTFNRSSNNNQTLSTSAIPDDYHRPSPPPQQQQQKAPFRGFQNQGQFKPSFQQPRAPKQWNNLNQGYPPVQNPNQWTQRVQSPNRDQVVEDQTPVSSPPPPSIEDLSRFCETGKVKEAIELMEQGVKADWNCFHRLFDHCAESKSYEYAKKVHDLLLQSTCRGDLQLNNKVIEMYGKCGGMTDARRVFDHMPDRDMQSWHLMINGYADNALGDDGLHLFEQMRQLGLKPTGETFLAVFSSCASADAVEEAFIHFKSMKDECGIDPGFEHYMGLLGVLGKCGHLNEAEELIEGLPFEPMAEVWETLRNYARIHGDVDLEDRTEELMVALDPSKAVANKIPTPPPKKRTVISMLDGKNRISEFRNPALYKDDEKLKASIGMKEAGYVPDTRYVLHDIDQEAKEQALLYHSERLAIAYGLISTPARTPLRIIKNLRICGDCHNAIKIMSKIVGRELIVRDNKRFHHFKDGKCSCGDYW; from the coding sequence ATGTCCCCCACAAAAAAACACGGATTTCGCTCACACCATCTTGCTTGGGGTTTTTCTCACGGACTGCGTTTAGGGTTTTGTACATTTTACCTCATTCAGCTCCAAATAATGGCGTTGCTCATGGCCATCCGGCGGGCCCGAGGCCGAATAGAATCCTCTTTCTTCAAGGTACGCCTAGCAAACCCTTCTCATTTCACCTTCAAtcgcagcagcaacaacaatcAAACCCTAAGCACATCAGCAATCCCAGATGACTATCATAGGCCCTCCCCACCACCgcaacagcagcagcagaaaGCTCCGTTTAGGGGCTTTCAGAACCAGGGACAGTTTAAACCAAGTTTTCAGCAACCCAGGGCCCCAAAACAATGGAACAATCTAAACCAAGGTTATCCACCGGTCCAAAATCCTAATCAGTGGACCCAACGAGTCCAAAGCCCTAACCGAGACCAGGTTGTTGAGGACCAAACCCCGGTTTCTTCTCCGCCTCCACCTTCGATTGAAGACCTCAGTCGGTTTTGCGAAACGGGGAAGGTTAAGGAAGCTATTGAACTGATGGAGCAAGGGGTTAAAGCTGATTGGAACTGCTTCCATAGGTTGTTTGACCATTGTGCCGAATCAAAATCTTATGAGTATGCAAAAAAGGTTCATGATTTATTGTTACAGTCGACTTGTCGGGGTGATCTTCAGTTGAACAATAAGGTGATTGAAATGTATGGGAAATGTGGAGGCATGACGGATGCGCGGAGAGTGTTTGATCATATGCCTGATCGGGATATGCAGTCTTGGCATTTGATGATCAATGGGTATGCGGATAATGCGTTGGGTGATGATGGGTTGCATTTGTTTGAGCAGATGAGGCAGCTTGGTTTGAAACCCACTGGGGAGACTTTTCTCGCAGTCTTTTCGTCATGTGCCAGTGCGGATGCCGTGGAGGAAgcatttatacattttaagtCAATGAAGGATGAGTGTGGAATCGATCCAGGGTTTGAGCATTATATGGGGCTTCTAGGTGTACTTGGGAAGTGTGGGCATCTTAATGAAGCAGAGGAGCTGATAGAGGGACTTCCGTTTGAGCCCATGGCAGAGGTTTGGGAGACTTTGAGGAATTATGCTCGGATTCATGGAGATGTTGATCTTGAAGACCGGACTGAGGAGTTGATGGTTGCTCTTGATCCATCAAAGGCTGTTGCTAACAAGATCCCTACCCCTCCACCCAAAAAGCGCACTGTAATCAGCATGCTTGATGGGAAGAATAGGATCAGTGAATTTCGAAACCCAGCTCTCTACAAGGATGATGAAAAGCTGAAGGCATCCATTGGGATGAAAGAAGCCGGTTATGTGCCGGACACGAGATATGTTCTTCATGACATCGATCAAGAGGCCAAGGAGCAGGCCTTGCTGTACCATAGTGAGCGTTTGGCAATTGCATATGGTCTGATCAGTACTCCAGCAAGGACGCCTCTTAGGATCATCAAGAACCTCCGTATCTGCGGTGACTGTCATAATGCCATCAAGATCATGTCCAAGATCGTTGGGAGGGAACTAATTGTTAGGGACAATAAACGGTTTCATCATTTCAAAGATGGCAAATGTTCGTGTGGGGATTACTGGTGA
- the LOC121255167 gene encoding uncharacterized protein LOC121255167 produces MNVGLTKEFTVAETKEVIFHMNPLGSLGPYGFRASFYQNHLEIVGPGVSAVVLEVLNKGKWSDSLNDTYITLIPKSKSPLKGFFKLNLDAALSKVHYKVGISVIIRDWEGKIRATLRMKRDLFLNPFLAEVVAVAALHATLFCQDVGFKYIILEGDALQGVQGIQNSAEVGTSTCMIMADTRSMLANFDSWSVQHIERNKNKAAHALGKEALDILNTIIVMEKILQCILSLL; encoded by the exons ATGAATGTTGGTCTTACCAAAGAGTTCACTGTGGCAGAGACTAAAGAAGTTATTTTCCATATGAATCCACTAGGATCTCTTGGTCCTTATGGCTTTCGTGCATCTTTCTATCAAAACCACTTGGAGATAGTAGGACCTGGAGTGAGTGCTGTTGTTTTAGAGGTTCTAAATAAAGGGAAATGGTCTGATAGCCTAAATGACACTTATATCACTCTTATTCCGAAGTCCAAATCTCCCTTAAAG GGATTTTTCAAGCTTAACTTGGATGCTGCTCTAAGTAAGGTTCACTACAAGGTTGGTATTAGTGTTATTATTCGTGATTGGGAGGGAAAAATTAGGGCAACATTGAGGATGAAGAGGGATCTTTTCTTGAATCCTTTCCTAGCAGAAgttgttgctgttgctgctCTTCATGCCACATTGTTTTGCCAAGACGTGGGCTTCAAATATATAATCCTAGAAGGGGATGCATTACAGGGAGTCCAGGGGATCCAAAATTCTGCTGAGGTTGGGACTAGCACATGCATGATTATGGCAGATACAAGATCAATGTTGGCTAATTTTGATTCCTGGTCAGTGCAACACATTGAGAGGAATAAGAACAAAGCTGCTCATGCTCTAGGAAAAGAAGCCCTTGATATACTGAATACTATAATTGTAATGGAGAAAATTCTTCAATGTATTCTTTCTCTATTATAG
- the LOC121256417 gene encoding uncharacterized protein LOC121256417 yields MKSMVGPSLDTLKPTTIKFLCSYGGKILPRYPDGKLRYLGGETRVLAVDRSISFSELLLKLGELGGTSVSLRCQLPSEDLDALVSITSDEDLANLIEEYDRAASPPSSLKIRAFLSVAKSAKKIISPLPSSSSASSLSKSSSSSSSSSSHSPTGSSSRFLVPVADRYTRQIPAPVAYQKSAPKIHPHCAYHAHGNPRQIYLIHNGNHWQ; encoded by the exons ATGAAAAGCATGGTCGGACCTTCACTTGACACCCTCAAGCCTACCACCATCAAATTTCTCTGTAGCTATGGCGGCAAAATCCTTCCCCGGTATCCCGATGGGAAACTCCGGTATCTAGGTGGCGAAACCAGAGTCCTCGCCGTTGACCGTTCCATCTCATTTTCTG AGCTGTTATTGAAGCTTGGAGAATTGGGCGGGACGTCTGTGAGCCTTCGTTGCCAATTGCCTTCAGAGGACCTTGACGCTCTGGTATCGATCACGTCCGATGAAGATCTCGCTAACCTCATCGAGGAATACGACCGAGCGGCATCGCCACCGTCATCTCTGAAGATCAGAGCATTCCTATCGGTGGCCAAATCcgccaaaaaaattatttctcctcTTCCTTCGTCGTCGTCGGCTTCATCTTTATCGAAAtcatcgtcgtcgtcgtcgtcttcGTCGTCTCACAGTCCCACCGGTTCCTCTTCTAGATTTTTGGTGCCGGTGGCCGATAGGTACACCCGCCAGATCCCGGCGCCTGTTGCTTATCAGAAATCGGCCCCGAAGATTCATCCTCACTGTGCTTACCATGCTCATGGAAACCCTAGGCAGATTTATCTCATCCACAACGGGAACCACTGGCAATAA